Proteins co-encoded in one Rhopalosiphum maidis isolate BTI-1 chromosome 2, ASM367621v3, whole genome shotgun sequence genomic window:
- the LOC113554535 gene encoding 17-beta-hydroxysteroid dehydrogenase 13-like — protein sequence MANTRNKSFKQCQYKQIPANPIRLIFEILLCILLIIPAVMWATIKLFYKSPQKNISGQVVLVTGAARGLGRELCKRFHTLGAKVACVDIDGEGCAETALIINRKGGTAKSYKVDVTDRQQIKAMHEAIMKELGPVDIVVNNAGIVLAHMYVNPESDQLIENLINVNLLGQIWINRELLPSMLERNHGQIVAISSMSSMSGLSGISTYTATKWATNGMMESLYNELRELKSAVVSTTVCPYFIETNPEISKHLKLRLPEMPTSFVGEIVINGILENRRIFSVPNHFMFPVKLVRILPDNLQRLINRIFYVNIIGFPKDIELMNRYRQ from the exons atggcaAATACAAGAAATAAATCTTTCAAACAATGTCAGTACAAGCAAATTCCAGCCAATCCAAtacgattaatatttgaaatattgttgtgcattttacttataataccgGCTGTCATGTGggcaacaataaaattattttataaatctccACAAAAAAACATTAGCGGACAAGTTGTTTTG gtTACCGGGGCCGCTAGGGGTTTGGGCCGCGAGCTTTGCAAAAGGTTTCACACGCTGGGCGCCAAAGTTGCTTGCGTTGACATCGACGGTGAAGGGTGCGCCGAGACGGCGTTAATAATCAATCGAAAAGGCGGGACGGCGAAGAGTTACAAAGTCGACGTGACCGACCGGCAACAAATAAAGGCTATGCACGAGGCCATTATGAAAGAACTAGGTCCTGTGGACATAGTGGTGAACAACGCGGGCATTGTATTGGCCCATATGTACGTCAATCCTGAATCAGATCAGCTTATCGAAAATTTGATCAACGTCAATCTCCTTGGACAAATTTGG atCAATAGAGAATTATTGCCCTCGATGTTGGAAAGAAATCACGGACAAATTGTTGCTATATCATCTATGTCATCGATGAGTGGATTGTCTGGAATATCTACGTACACAGCCACCAAATGGGCGAcaaatg GCATGATGGAGAGTTTGTATAATGAACTGAGAGAATTGAAATCAGCCGTCGTGTCAACAACGGTGTGTCCGTACTTTATAGAGACTAATCCGGAAATATCTAAACATTTAAAGCTCag attACCAGAAATGCCCACGTCTTTTGTTGGTGAAATCGTTATAAATGGTATACTAGAAAATCGAAGAATTTTTTCAGTTCCCAATCACTTTATGTTTCCGGTTAAACTTGTAAG aatATTACCCGATAACCTACAGCGGTTAATcaacagaatattttatgtgaataTCATTGGATTTCCAAAAGATATAGAATTGATGAACAGATATCGGCAATAG